In the Leifsonia sp. 466MF genome, one interval contains:
- a CDS encoding DUF262 domain-containing protein yields the protein MALPPDASANQEVEAPEPSNPLDGPGESDDAEQADALVIPADERKLVTQPYDLGVRSIREDIRSGRISLNIAYQRKYVWDSGKASRLIESLLLNVPIPVCYFAEDDEGVYEVIDGLQRLTTIRKFLDDEFALTGVSVLSELNGDKFSDLAPRDQRRLESRTIRCIVITADSHPDIKFDVFERLNTGAASLTAQELRNSVYRGPFNDSLKELARKRYFTDLVGSFTNKRMGHEELVLRYLALVDGIDTYRPPLRQLLNRFMRARRKEPVLPEEATRFALVCETVGEVFGDRPFRAPGSQNPVNKALFDAVMVSVAYADRDALLEHQQVARTAFDALAEEERFQLAIGRATADRSRVLYRVAALSARLQEIGVPTRLPAALIEEGLLLRGT from the coding sequence ATGGCCCTGCCTCCCGATGCTTCAGCCAACCAGGAAGTTGAGGCCCCGGAGCCTTCCAATCCACTGGATGGACCGGGCGAGAGCGACGACGCCGAGCAGGCCGATGCCCTCGTAATCCCTGCCGACGAACGAAAGCTTGTCACTCAACCCTACGACCTCGGTGTCCGATCAATCCGCGAGGACATTCGTAGCGGTCGAATCAGCCTCAACATCGCGTACCAACGAAAATACGTGTGGGATAGCGGAAAGGCGTCTCGCCTGATCGAGTCGCTACTCCTAAACGTCCCTATTCCGGTGTGTTATTTCGCCGAAGACGACGAGGGTGTGTACGAGGTCATTGATGGCCTTCAGCGACTCACTACGATCCGGAAGTTCCTCGACGACGAGTTCGCATTGACTGGCGTATCCGTCCTGTCGGAACTCAACGGAGACAAATTCTCGGATCTCGCTCCGAGAGATCAGCGCCGACTCGAGAGTCGCACCATTCGCTGCATCGTAATAACCGCCGACAGCCATCCCGACATCAAGTTCGACGTTTTCGAACGCCTCAATACCGGGGCGGCAAGTCTCACTGCTCAAGAGCTCCGCAACTCCGTTTACCGGGGACCATTCAACGACTCCCTGAAGGAACTTGCCCGAAAGCGGTACTTCACCGACCTTGTTGGCAGCTTCACAAACAAGCGCATGGGCCATGAAGAGCTCGTCCTTCGCTACCTAGCTCTCGTTGATGGCATAGACACATATCGACCGCCGCTACGTCAGCTGCTGAATAGATTCATGAGGGCACGCCGCAAGGAGCCGGTTCTCCCAGAGGAAGCGACTCGTTTTGCCCTCGTCTGTGAGACCGTCGGCGAAGTCTTTGGAGACCGCCCATTTCGCGCACCGGGTTCACAGAACCCCGTGAACAAGGCACTGTTCGATGCCGTGATGGTCTCTGTTGCGTACGCCGATCGAGATGCACTGCTCGAACATCAGCAGGTTGCGCGCACCGCTTTCGACGCGCTCGCCGAGGAAGAGAGATTCCAGCTTGCGATAGGACGCGCGACCGCGGATCGCAGCCGAGTGCTGTATAGGGTGGCAGCACTGAGCGCACGCTTGCAGGAGATCGGAGTACCCACGCGCCTCCCTGCCGCGCTAATTGAGGAGGGCCTCCTTCTTCGTGGCACTTGA
- a CDS encoding SulP family inorganic anion transporter, which yields MPRTRGRGSNLVPIAGQLRTYKRSWLRGDLIAGVTVAALIVPKNLGYAGIAGIPLQNGLYAAAAGAIVYAIFGTSRQISMGPSSGLAAVAASAVLAAGITGEQDVASFVAGITLASGILFLLLAVLKMGWIAQFLSRAVVTGFLFGAAIDVVIGELPKLTGTEVTGSNPLQELWSWIGSLGDAHRTTVLVGVISLVVVFGLRAIAPRVPGALVLVVGGLVAAAVLDLGAKGVALVGDVPRGLPAPEVPDLAQLWEHAGTVAVAAVALVLIGFSQTAGDARTFAAKHRYQIDINQESVAQSLANITAGLFRGMPVSTSLSASSLNDRSGAKTGVASLTSGVTVLLTLLFLAPLFSNLPKAVLGALIIEAVVMGMMDLPEMRRLFRVKKVDFWIAVVALLGTLVFGVLAGVVIGIGLSLVWLIAVATHPEMPILGRERGTQVFREVDEHPEDEVLPSVAVLRFDGGLFFATADALEDRLRDVIQSEPALTGVVIDCEGINFIDSQGAATMADVVTLARDAGLDLRITRLKPGPRAVLERDGVIALVGADHIHGNIHRAVQAEQDAANGRKSDG from the coding sequence ATGCCCAGGACCCGAGGCCGGGGCTCGAACCTCGTTCCGATCGCCGGCCAGCTTCGCACCTACAAGCGTTCGTGGCTGCGCGGCGATCTGATCGCCGGCGTGACCGTCGCCGCGCTCATCGTCCCCAAGAACCTGGGGTATGCGGGCATTGCGGGCATCCCGCTGCAGAACGGGCTCTACGCCGCCGCCGCCGGAGCGATCGTGTACGCGATCTTCGGCACCAGTCGGCAGATCTCGATGGGTCCGAGTTCCGGGCTGGCTGCCGTCGCCGCCAGCGCCGTGCTCGCCGCGGGCATCACGGGAGAGCAGGATGTCGCATCCTTCGTCGCCGGCATCACCCTCGCGTCGGGCATCCTGTTCCTGCTCCTCGCCGTGCTCAAGATGGGCTGGATCGCCCAGTTCCTCTCGCGTGCCGTGGTCACCGGGTTCCTGTTCGGCGCGGCGATCGACGTCGTCATCGGGGAGCTGCCGAAGCTGACCGGAACCGAGGTCACGGGGTCCAATCCCCTCCAGGAGCTGTGGTCGTGGATTGGGTCGCTCGGCGACGCGCACCGGACGACGGTCCTCGTCGGAGTCATCTCGCTGGTCGTCGTCTTCGGGCTGCGGGCGATCGCGCCACGTGTCCCCGGGGCATTGGTCCTCGTGGTGGGCGGGTTGGTGGCAGCGGCTGTCCTCGATCTCGGCGCCAAGGGCGTCGCGCTGGTCGGGGACGTTCCGCGAGGACTGCCCGCGCCCGAGGTTCCGGACCTGGCGCAGCTCTGGGAGCACGCCGGCACCGTCGCGGTCGCCGCGGTCGCTCTCGTGCTGATCGGGTTCTCGCAGACGGCGGGGGACGCGCGCACGTTCGCCGCCAAGCACCGCTACCAGATCGACATCAACCAGGAGTCGGTCGCCCAGTCGCTGGCGAACATCACGGCGGGGCTGTTCCGGGGAATGCCTGTCTCGACGAGCCTGTCGGCGAGCTCGCTGAACGACCGCTCCGGGGCGAAGACGGGGGTGGCCTCCCTCACCTCCGGGGTCACCGTCCTGCTGACGCTGCTGTTCCTGGCGCCGCTGTTCTCGAACCTGCCCAAGGCGGTACTCGGTGCGCTGATCATCGAGGCGGTGGTCATGGGGATGATGGACCTGCCGGAGATGCGGCGGCTCTTCCGGGTGAAGAAGGTCGACTTCTGGATCGCCGTCGTCGCCCTCCTCGGAACGCTGGTCTTCGGCGTGCTCGCGGGCGTCGTCATCGGCATCGGACTCTCGCTGGTGTGGCTGATCGCCGTGGCGACCCATCCGGAGATGCCGATCCTCGGCCGGGAGCGCGGAACGCAGGTGTTCCGCGAAGTGGATGAGCACCCCGAGGACGAAGTGCTGCCCAGCGTGGCGGTGCTCCGGTTCGACGGCGGCCTCTTCTTCGCCACCGCGGACGCGCTCGAGGACAGGCTCCGCGATGTCATTCAGAGCGAGCCCGCGCTCACCGGGGTCGTGATCGACTGCGAGGGCATCAACTTCATCGACTCGCAGGGTGCCGCCACGATGGCCGACGTCGTCACGCTCGCTCGCGACGCCGGCCTCGACCTCCGCATCACCCGTCTGAAGCCGGGCCCGCGGGCCGTTCTGGAACGGGATGGCGTGATCGCGTTGGTCGGCGCCGACCACATCCACGGCAACATCCACCGCGCCGTGCAGGCGGAACAGGATGCCGCGAACGGTCGCAAGAGCGACGGGTGA
- a CDS encoding NADP-dependent oxidoreductase → MKAVVLPSYASSLLVEDVPEPVPGPRDVLIDVHAAGLNQLDEKLRAGDFKQIVPLELPTILGHDVAGTVAAVGPEVRAFAPGDRVYGRVRDGRIGTFAQRIAADENDLAPIPAALTMHEAASLPLVALTAWQALVVRARVQPGQKVLIHAGAGGVGSIAIQLATHLGATVATTASAANAEFVSSLGADTVIDYRADDFERQLSGYDVVLDSVGGENLMRSLRTLRPGGVAVGIAGPPDPAFARRLGLNPVLRAGIAALSSSVRRTARRLGVEYSFLWMSASGEQLRQISALVESGALRPIVDRVIPFEEIPEAVARLGKGGGRGKTVAAIAGAGGD, encoded by the coding sequence ATGAAAGCCGTCGTTCTCCCCTCGTACGCGTCCTCCCTCCTCGTGGAGGATGTGCCGGAGCCGGTGCCCGGACCGCGCGACGTGCTGATCGACGTGCACGCCGCCGGTCTGAATCAGCTCGACGAGAAGCTCCGCGCGGGCGACTTCAAGCAGATCGTTCCGCTCGAGCTCCCCACGATCCTCGGGCACGATGTCGCCGGCACCGTCGCCGCGGTCGGGCCGGAGGTGCGGGCGTTCGCGCCAGGCGACCGGGTGTACGGGAGGGTGCGGGACGGGCGGATCGGCACCTTCGCTCAGCGCATCGCCGCCGACGAGAACGATCTCGCTCCCATTCCCGCCGCCCTCACGATGCACGAAGCCGCATCCCTTCCCCTGGTTGCGCTGACCGCGTGGCAGGCGCTCGTTGTGCGGGCCCGGGTGCAGCCGGGACAGAAGGTCCTCATCCACGCCGGCGCCGGGGGAGTCGGCTCGATCGCGATCCAGCTGGCCACGCACCTCGGGGCCACGGTCGCCACGACGGCGAGTGCGGCGAACGCCGAGTTCGTGAGCTCGCTCGGCGCCGACACCGTGATCGACTACCGCGCGGACGATTTCGAGCGGCAGCTCAGCGGCTACGACGTGGTGCTCGACAGCGTGGGCGGCGAGAACCTGATGAGGTCGCTGCGCACCCTGCGCCCGGGTGGCGTCGCCGTCGGGATCGCCGGGCCGCCGGATCCGGCTTTCGCACGTCGGCTCGGACTCAATCCCGTCCTGCGCGCGGGCATAGCCGCGCTCAGCAGCAGTGTGCGCCGCACCGCCCGACGGCTCGGCGTGGAGTACTCCTTCCTGTGGATGTCGGCCAGCGGCGAGCAGCTGCGCCAGATCTCCGCGCTGGTCGAGTCCGGCGCGCTCCGTCCGATCGTCGACCGGGTCATCCCGTTCGAGGAGATCCCGGAGGCGGTCGCACGCCTGGGGAAGGGCGGCGGCCGCGGAAAGACCGTCGCCGCGATCGCGGGCGCTGGAGGGGACTGA
- a CDS encoding gluconate 2-dehydrogenase subunit 3 family protein, with amino-acid sequence MGQAEWVTVPISTRDTDGPLFFTEHEWATVEAATARIIPTDHHPGAKEAGVVRFIDRMLAGTQFVFPAADGKGFLRMEGLEEKAWQERIESRQRFYREGIVELDAISAEKFGSEFIELDDEQQDAVLETISRKEKPARFVFTESDGQGSGGAPAGNQPVNEDFLEFFPLLVLNTRQGFYGDPVYGGNDNRVGWRVIGFPGPPSLASTMDGSYTTLEYMIPEAEWPYEQHPAVLRYGNR; translated from the coding sequence ATGGGACAGGCAGAATGGGTGACCGTACCGATCTCGACGCGAGACACGGATGGTCCGCTCTTCTTCACGGAGCACGAATGGGCGACTGTCGAGGCCGCCACTGCGCGCATCATTCCGACGGACCACCACCCGGGGGCGAAGGAGGCGGGCGTGGTCCGCTTCATCGACCGGATGCTGGCGGGGACGCAGTTCGTCTTCCCCGCCGCTGACGGCAAGGGGTTCCTGCGCATGGAGGGGCTCGAAGAGAAGGCCTGGCAGGAGCGCATCGAGAGCCGCCAGCGGTTCTACCGTGAGGGCATCGTCGAGCTGGACGCGATCTCGGCCGAGAAGTTCGGCTCCGAGTTCATCGAGCTCGACGACGAACAGCAGGATGCCGTGCTCGAGACCATCTCGAGGAAGGAGAAGCCGGCGAGGTTCGTCTTCACCGAGTCCGACGGTCAGGGCAGCGGGGGAGCGCCGGCCGGCAACCAGCCGGTCAACGAGGACTTCCTCGAGTTCTTCCCACTGCTGGTGCTGAACACCCGGCAGGGCTTCTACGGCGATCCGGTCTACGGCGGGAACGACAACCGCGTCGGGTGGAGGGTCATCGGCTTCCCGGGGCCGCCGTCGCTGGCGTCGACCATGGACGGCAGCTACACGACGCTGGAGTACATGATCCCCGAAGCGGAGTGGCCGTACGAGCAGCACCCGGCGGTGCTGCGCTACGGCAACCGCTGA
- a CDS encoding LacI family DNA-binding transcriptional regulator produces the protein MVDVARLAGVSQQTVSRVVNGHSNVSPDIRDRVEAAMVQLRYRRNSAARALATSRSMNLGVLSYALSVHGPALALFGIAEEARRNGYSTSLVSIAEIDQASIRAGLDSLVDSGVDAIVVLAPMTAAAEVLQRLDSDVPVVRFEQGSPAGPATISIDETLGAQLATRHLLDLGHRTVHFVGGPAGWMASEARRHGWRTELALAGRTVPEVFESDDWSAESGYRAGLRIAADRSITAVLAINDVMALGVIKALADQGVRVPGDVSVVGFDDRDESAYFQPALTTVRLDFTEVGRRAVESVLGALRGETPATIPLIQPELKVRDSTGPVR, from the coding sequence ATGGTCGATGTGGCCCGCCTCGCCGGAGTGTCGCAGCAGACGGTCTCGCGGGTGGTCAACGGCCACAGCAACGTCTCTCCCGACATCCGGGACCGGGTGGAGGCCGCGATGGTTCAGCTGCGCTACCGCCGGAATTCCGCCGCGCGGGCGCTGGCGACCAGCCGGTCGATGAACCTCGGGGTGCTCAGCTATGCGCTCTCCGTCCACGGCCCGGCGCTGGCGCTGTTCGGTATCGCGGAGGAGGCGCGGCGCAACGGCTACTCGACGAGCCTCGTCAGCATCGCGGAGATCGACCAGGCCAGCATCCGGGCAGGCCTCGACTCGCTCGTCGACAGCGGCGTGGACGCGATCGTCGTGCTCGCGCCGATGACCGCGGCGGCGGAGGTCCTGCAGCGACTCGACTCCGACGTGCCCGTCGTGCGCTTCGAGCAGGGGTCGCCCGCGGGACCTGCCACGATCTCCATCGACGAGACGCTGGGTGCCCAGCTGGCGACCCGCCATCTTCTCGATCTCGGACACCGGACCGTGCACTTCGTGGGCGGCCCCGCAGGGTGGATGGCATCCGAGGCGCGTCGGCACGGGTGGCGGACGGAGCTCGCCCTCGCGGGCCGAACGGTCCCCGAGGTGTTCGAGTCGGACGATTGGTCCGCCGAATCCGGGTACCGGGCCGGGCTGAGGATCGCCGCCGACAGATCGATCACTGCGGTGCTGGCGATCAACGACGTGATGGCGCTCGGCGTCATCAAGGCGCTCGCCGACCAGGGAGTCAGGGTTCCCGGCGACGTGAGCGTCGTCGGTTTCGACGACCGGGACGAGTCCGCGTACTTCCAGCCCGCGCTGACGACCGTCCGGCTGGATTTCACCGAGGTCGGACGTCGTGCCGTCGAAAGTGTCCTGGGTGCGCTTCGAGGCGAGACGCCCGCCACCATCCCGCTGATCCAGCCCGAACTGAAGGTGCGGGACAGCACGGGGCCGGTGCGCTGA
- a CDS encoding GMC family oxidoreductase: MTTLKNPEPVDVVIVGAGAGGATAAKVLTEAGLRVVGLERGPWLKPEHASGDELKFLNRNFIWQDPKLKPRTYRQNDSEEGVITNFSATPQVVGGGTTHWGGMVPRMTENDFRLRSIHGDVEGASLVDWPITYDDLEPYYTRVEWEFGTSGLGGANRWEGRRSRDYPTKPAPLSQIGRKFATAMNKMGHSTFPMPQGMVTEPYRGRKPFSENGFWQQYPDPGNGKSSTLISFIPDAINTGLYDLRSDCYVSEILVDKTGKATGVRYQDENGNEFVQNAKAVIVCGGGIETPRLLLMSKSALFPDGLGNGSGQVGKNATFHQYSFSVGLFDKELHDPLYGWSGHYMNLCSFDFYETDESRGHILGSLIFPSMLGHPVNWSFPGRPTWGQAAKDADRDLFNYSMKIGILLHDLPVESNRVDLDPTVKDAWGLPVARITHTPHANDFAQEKWQVKKNGEILEAAGASKVVPVNMERITGNTSHELGTARMGNDPATSVVDKWCRSHEVPNLYVFDASFFPTATGINPALTIMANAWRCADRIIAVDRHGWTD, from the coding sequence ATGACCACCCTCAAGAACCCCGAGCCCGTCGACGTCGTGATCGTCGGCGCCGGCGCCGGCGGTGCGACCGCCGCCAAGGTGCTGACCGAGGCCGGCCTCCGCGTCGTCGGTCTCGAGCGGGGCCCGTGGCTGAAGCCCGAGCACGCATCCGGCGACGAGCTGAAGTTCCTCAACCGCAACTTCATCTGGCAGGACCCGAAGCTCAAGCCCCGCACCTACCGCCAGAACGACAGCGAGGAAGGTGTCATCACCAACTTCTCGGCGACCCCGCAGGTCGTCGGCGGCGGCACCACCCACTGGGGCGGCATGGTCCCGCGGATGACGGAGAACGACTTCCGCCTCCGCTCGATCCACGGCGACGTCGAGGGCGCGAGCCTGGTCGACTGGCCCATCACCTACGACGACCTCGAGCCGTACTACACCCGCGTGGAGTGGGAGTTCGGCACCTCGGGCCTCGGCGGGGCCAACCGGTGGGAGGGACGCCGCAGCCGCGACTACCCCACAAAGCCGGCGCCGCTCAGCCAGATCGGCCGCAAGTTCGCCACGGCGATGAACAAGATGGGGCACAGCACCTTCCCGATGCCGCAGGGCATGGTGACCGAGCCGTACCGGGGCCGCAAGCCGTTCAGCGAGAACGGGTTCTGGCAGCAGTACCCCGACCCGGGCAACGGCAAGTCGTCGACGCTCATCAGCTTCATTCCGGACGCCATCAACACGGGCCTCTACGACCTGCGTTCCGACTGCTACGTCAGCGAGATCCTCGTCGACAAGACGGGCAAGGCGACCGGCGTGCGCTACCAGGACGAGAACGGCAACGAGTTCGTCCAGAACGCCAAGGCCGTCATCGTCTGCGGCGGCGGCATCGAGACGCCGCGCCTGCTCCTCATGTCGAAGTCGGCGCTGTTCCCCGACGGTCTCGGCAACGGGAGCGGCCAGGTCGGCAAGAACGCGACGTTCCACCAGTACTCGTTCTCCGTTGGCCTGTTCGACAAGGAGCTGCACGATCCGCTCTACGGATGGTCCGGCCACTACATGAACCTGTGCTCGTTCGACTTCTACGAGACCGACGAGTCGCGCGGGCACATCCTCGGGTCGCTGATCTTCCCGTCGATGCTCGGGCACCCCGTCAACTGGAGCTTCCCGGGCCGGCCCACGTGGGGCCAGGCCGCGAAGGACGCCGACCGCGACCTGTTCAACTACAGCATGAAGATCGGCATCCTGCTCCACGATCTGCCGGTCGAGTCGAACCGCGTCGACCTGGATCCGACGGTGAAGGACGCGTGGGGCCTCCCGGTCGCCCGTATCACCCACACGCCGCACGCGAACGACTTCGCGCAGGAGAAGTGGCAGGTGAAGAAGAACGGCGAAATCCTCGAGGCCGCGGGAGCATCCAAGGTCGTGCCGGTCAACATGGAGCGGATCACGGGCAACACCTCGCACGAGCTCGGCACCGCCCGCATGGGCAACGACCCGGCGACCTCGGTCGTCGACAAGTGGTGCCGGTCGCACGAGGTCCCCAACCTCTACGTGTTCGACGCGAGCTTCTTCCCCACGGCCACCGGCATCAACCCCGCGCTGACGATCATGGCCAACGCCTGGCGCTGCGCCGACCGCATCATCGCTGTGGACCGCCACGGCTGGACCGACTGA
- a CDS encoding glutathione-independent formaldehyde dehydrogenase: MEDKIMKAVVYEGARSVSVNDVPDARIERPTDALVRITTTNICGSDLHMYEGRTDFETGRWFGHENMGQVIEVGDGVDKVKVGDYVVLPFNVACGHCKNCERGLTNYCLTAQPKKEWAGAAYGFADMGPWAGGQAEFLRVPWADFNCLRLGEGAEEKQTDYVMLADIFPTGYHATEMANVKPGDQTVIYGAGPVGCMAAYSAILKGASKVMVVDRHPDRLRLIEEIGAIAIDDSKVDPVEAVNEMTMGLGADNGCECVGYQAHDVEGHEHPNMTLNRLVKSVRFTGDIGVVGVYIPQDPGASDDFAKQGEVVFDFGEFWFRGQKMGSGQAPVKKYNRRLRDLIASGKATPSWIVSHELSLDEAPDAYEHFDNRDDGWTKVVLHPVGA; encoded by the coding sequence ATGGAAGACAAGATCATGAAAGCAGTCGTGTACGAAGGTGCGCGATCGGTCAGTGTCAACGACGTCCCGGATGCTCGCATCGAGCGGCCGACGGACGCCCTCGTCCGAATCACCACGACGAATATCTGCGGTTCCGACCTGCACATGTACGAAGGGAGGACCGACTTCGAGACCGGGCGCTGGTTCGGCCACGAGAACATGGGTCAGGTCATCGAGGTCGGAGACGGCGTCGACAAGGTGAAGGTGGGCGACTACGTCGTGCTCCCCTTCAACGTCGCCTGCGGGCATTGTAAGAACTGCGAGCGCGGACTCACGAATTACTGCCTCACCGCGCAGCCGAAGAAGGAGTGGGCGGGCGCCGCCTACGGCTTCGCCGACATGGGCCCCTGGGCCGGTGGGCAAGCGGAGTTCCTCCGGGTGCCGTGGGCCGACTTCAACTGCCTGCGCCTGGGAGAGGGTGCCGAGGAGAAGCAGACCGACTACGTGATGCTGGCCGACATCTTCCCGACCGGCTACCACGCCACCGAGATGGCCAACGTCAAACCCGGTGATCAGACGGTGATCTACGGAGCCGGTCCGGTGGGATGCATGGCCGCCTACTCCGCGATCCTGAAGGGAGCGAGCAAGGTCATGGTCGTCGACCGTCACCCCGACCGCCTGAGGCTGATCGAGGAGATCGGAGCGATCGCGATCGACGACTCGAAGGTGGACCCGGTCGAGGCCGTCAACGAGATGACGATGGGACTCGGCGCCGACAACGGATGCGAATGCGTCGGATACCAGGCGCACGACGTCGAAGGCCACGAGCACCCGAACATGACCCTGAACCGGCTGGTCAAGTCGGTCCGGTTCACCGGTGACATCGGGGTGGTGGGCGTCTACATCCCCCAGGACCCCGGGGCGTCGGACGATTTCGCGAAACAGGGCGAAGTCGTGTTCGATTTCGGCGAGTTCTGGTTCCGCGGTCAGAAGATGGGCAGCGGTCAGGCCCCGGTGAAGAAGTACAACCGGCGTCTGCGCGACCTCATCGCGTCCGGAAAGGCCACCCCGTCCTGGATCGTCAGCCACGAGCTGTCCCTCGACGAGGCGCCCGACGCCTACGAGCACTTCGACAACCGCGACGACGGCTGGACCAAGGTCGTGCTGCACCCCGTCGGCGCCTGA
- a CDS encoding MAE_28990/MAE_18760 family HEPN-like nuclease, whose amino-acid sequence MALDVFKDGAIEVGLLRQMAVEAESRGSIEEANALCRAAVVLLVSHFESFLKTIAEEYVDAIESGEVPSGRIPRGLREAHTLPRLQAIVTSGNDEQRSVLLKRLGNDAALWKEDAKPPKGSLNAGTFSRLVTSAKADVINDVFVRMGSKSNVCDGDIEMASSGGDVITANIQLSIRDVIACRNDIAHGKAERKPTPDDVTRYLQFLQAFSTRLQRKATMLSVELLEVM is encoded by the coding sequence GTGGCACTTGATGTGTTCAAGGACGGCGCGATAGAGGTCGGGTTGTTGCGCCAAATGGCTGTCGAGGCAGAAAGCCGCGGCTCTATAGAAGAGGCAAACGCACTTTGTCGCGCCGCTGTGGTCCTCCTCGTTAGCCACTTCGAATCATTTCTCAAGACCATTGCCGAGGAGTACGTCGACGCAATAGAAAGCGGTGAGGTCCCCTCGGGTCGTATACCGCGCGGGCTCCGAGAAGCCCATACGTTACCGCGACTTCAAGCTATCGTCACCTCGGGCAATGATGAGCAGCGCTCTGTTCTTCTCAAACGCTTGGGAAACGACGCCGCTCTGTGGAAAGAAGATGCAAAGCCCCCGAAAGGCTCGCTGAACGCGGGCACCTTTTCGAGACTGGTGACGAGTGCCAAAGCGGATGTCATCAATGACGTATTTGTCCGCATGGGTAGCAAATCGAACGTCTGCGACGGAGATATTGAAATGGCGAGCAGCGGGGGCGACGTCATAACTGCCAACATTCAGCTCAGCATCCGTGACGTCATAGCGTGTCGCAATGACATCGCTCATGGCAAAGCCGAGAGAAAGCCCACTCCGGACGATGTGACCCGCTATCTCCAGTTCCTCCAAGCCTTCTCGACTCGCCTACAACGAAAGGCGACGATGTTATCAGTCGAGCTACTCGAGGTTATGTAG
- a CDS encoding DUF1345 domain-containing protein — protein sequence MTTRPSSRRASSTTRRVLSVRRALLCVAAGGVAGILAAVLLTPPLGPLVGWCIAGLTALVWVWVICWPQDPEGTERVAREESISHVTDDAIVTACFASVAAVILAVVQSRDRNGDAVSVALVILGCLGTIVAWALVNTVYALKYARMYFIDHQRSGFDLTQETQPTYSDFAYFAFTIGMSYSASVIQPTATDIRRKALAHALLSYFFGTVLIAVAINLVTSIGQSGG from the coding sequence ATGACCACCCGCCCCAGCAGTCGTCGCGCGTCCTCGACGACCCGCCGGGTGCTCTCCGTCCGCCGCGCGCTCCTGTGCGTCGCGGCGGGCGGGGTGGCCGGCATCCTCGCGGCGGTGCTGCTGACACCGCCCCTCGGTCCGCTGGTGGGGTGGTGCATCGCCGGTCTCACCGCACTCGTGTGGGTGTGGGTGATCTGCTGGCCGCAGGACCCCGAGGGCACCGAACGCGTCGCCCGCGAGGAGTCGATCTCGCACGTGACCGACGACGCGATCGTCACGGCGTGCTTCGCCAGCGTCGCCGCCGTGATCCTGGCCGTCGTGCAATCCCGGGACAGGAACGGGGACGCCGTCTCCGTCGCGCTCGTCATCCTGGGATGCCTCGGCACCATCGTCGCCTGGGCGCTGGTCAACACGGTCTACGCGCTGAAGTACGCACGCATGTACTTCATCGATCATCAGCGAAGCGGGTTCGACCTCACGCAGGAGACGCAGCCCACCTACAGCGACTTCGCCTACTTCGCGTTCACGATCGGGATGTCGTACTCGGCGTCCGTCATCCAGCCGACGGCGACGGACATCCGCCGCAAAGCGCTCGCCCACGCCCTGTTGTCCTATTTCTTCGGAACGGTCCTGATCGCCGTGGCCATCAACCTGGTCACCAGCATCGGCCAATCCGGCGGCTGA
- a CDS encoding TetR/AcrR family transcriptional regulator → MTATPAAPGRRERNKQEKLDRIIAAAGALFAERGVDEVTTQEVAAAADIGAGTLFFYARTKGELLLMVQNALYADALDEGREAAQALDDPVDAVLAIADPIIHCNRAQVDNGRTYLREMVFGDPTEPHHAKALEIVAQTEQAMAETIARTGGGVGDPAALAHIVSAILFIAMSASPAGTNVEAIRDDVRRQLGALLG, encoded by the coding sequence ATGACCGCCACCCCCGCAGCCCCCGGCCGGCGAGAGCGCAACAAGCAGGAGAAACTCGACCGGATCATCGCGGCGGCCGGCGCCCTCTTCGCCGAGCGCGGCGTCGACGAGGTCACCACCCAGGAGGTGGCCGCGGCCGCGGACATCGGCGCGGGCACCCTGTTCTTCTACGCCCGCACCAAGGGCGAGCTCCTGCTGATGGTGCAGAACGCCCTCTACGCCGACGCGCTCGACGAGGGGCGCGAAGCCGCCCAGGCGCTCGATGATCCGGTGGATGCGGTGCTCGCCATCGCCGACCCGATCATCCACTGCAACCGCGCACAGGTCGACAACGGGCGCACCTACCTCCGCGAGATGGTCTTCGGTGACCCGACGGAACCGCACCACGCCAAGGCGCTCGAGATCGTCGCGCAGACCGAGCAGGCGATGGCCGAGACGATCGCGCGCACGGGCGGCGGTGTCGGCGATCCGGCCGCTCTGGCCCACATCGTCTCCGCCATCCTCTTCATCGCGATGTCCGCCAGTCCCGCCGGCACCAACGTGGAGGCGATCCGGGATGATGTGCGGCGCCAGCTCGGCGCGCTGCTCGGGTAG